The Candidatus Desulfofervidus auxilii DNA segment TCTGGAATGAAGGTATTTCTGGGGCAGATTTTTTTATTTCGGCAATCGGTCCTGCGATTGAGATATTTGGTAAATATGCCAAAGTAGAAAAACTTTCAGGTGAAAGGGTAGAAATAAAAGCTCATACCTCTACTGGGCTAGACAGAACTACTTTAGATGCCAAAATTAAAGAAACTCTTCTCCAAATAGGGGCTAAAATTGAAGAATGGAATGAGGAATAGACATAGGATGTCCCCAATATCTAAATTAAGACACTCTACATTTAGTCTTGATAATGGTGCATATTGAATGCAGAGAATAAGAGATAAAAAAATCCTGTTTATCTTCCTTCTCTTTTCTTCATTAACCCTTATTATTCTTATGGTATTTCATTTTTTAAAACCTCAAAAACCACATCCTACCTATGAAGACTTTTCTCAAACAGCTATAGAAGAAGGAATATTTAATTTAAACCACCTTATTGCGGAGACATTTCTCCATTTGGGCCTTGAAAAAAACCAGTGGCAAGAAAAAATTATTAGCAAGACATGGAGGGGAAAAACATATCCATTTATAGAGATAAATGCTCAAAAACCAAAAGCATTAACCTGGTCTACAGTAAAAACAAGCTTTATCTCTCTAGCCCAAAAAAATCCCAAAATCACTCTTCGGCTTAGGACCCCTACTTCTAAAAAATGGGAGTTTTATTTGGGTTGGAATGGTCTCATTACTCACCACTTGGTTTTCAATCATTTTTTACCATTACTCCCAAAAGAAAAACCAATGATAGCCATTATTGTGGACGATTTAGGCTATGATATGTCGGTGGTAAAGTCACTTATTAACTTAGAAATACCTCTAAATTACGCTATTTTACCCTATTTACCTTACAGTAAAGAAATAGCCGAATTACTCTATATCCACCAACAGGAGGAAATATTACTCCATTTACCCCTGGAACCAGATGGATACCATCCTCAATTAAATAAGCAACCAGGAATGCTATTTCTCAATATGCCTCCATTTACCTTAAAAAAGCAATTGACAAAGGATTTAGAGGCCGTGCCTTATATTAAAGGCGTAAATAATCACATGGGGTCAAAATTCACTCAAAATCCAACCTATATGAAAATAGTATTAAGAGAAATTAAAAAAAGAAACCTTATTTTTGTGGATAGTTTTACCACTCCCAAATCCATTGCTTATAAACTGGCTCAGGAAATGGGTGTTAAGAGTTTGAGGAGAAATCTCTTTTTAGATTCCACACCTGACGTAAATAGTATCAGACAACGCTTAACCACCTTAACTCGGTGGGCGCAAACCCAAGGAGCAGTCTTGGCCATTTGTCATCCTTATTTAACTACCTTAATGGTTCTAAAAGAAAATTTGCCTAAATTAGCCATG contains these protein-coding regions:
- a CDS encoding divergent polysaccharide deacetylase family protein, which codes for MQRIRDKKILFIFLLFSSLTLIILMVFHFLKPQKPHPTYEDFSQTAIEEGIFNLNHLIAETFLHLGLEKNQWQEKIISKTWRGKTYPFIEINAQKPKALTWSTVKTSFISLAQKNPKITLRLRTPTSKKWEFYLGWNGLITHHLVFNHFLPLLPKEKPMIAIIVDDLGYDMSVVKSLINLEIPLNYAILPYLPYSKEIAELLYIHQQEEILLHLPLEPDGYHPQLNKQPGMLFLNMPPFTLKKQLTKDLEAVPYIKGVNNHMGSKFTQNPTYMKIVLREIKKRNLIFVDSFTTPKSIAYKLAQEMGVKSLRRNLFLDSTPDVNSIRQRLTTLTRWAQTQGAVLAICHPYLTTLMVLKENLPKLAMKFRFVTVSELIRHKYLAADLNK